A stretch of Brassica napus cultivar Da-Ae chromosome C6, Da-Ae, whole genome shotgun sequence DNA encodes these proteins:
- the LOC106368952 gene encoding auxin response factor 17-like, whose amino-acid sequence MSPPPPATADFLREVDPQIWRACAGASVQIPSLYSRVYYFPQGHVEHSCPSSLISSLSTAPVPCVVSAVELLPDPITDEVFAHLALQPISPEHFSPSNFSGFGSDDDENNNSNSKVVTFAKILTPSDANNGGGFSVPRYCADSVFPPLDFHADPPVQKLFITDIHGVVWDFRHIYRGTPRRHLLTTGWSKFVNGKKLIAGDSVVFMRKSVDEMFIGVRRAPNSNHGDEYYGGGKKGFRRIGMGKLTAEAVSEAINKAVQGYPFEVVYYPTAGWSDFVVRAEDVEVSMAGYWSPGTRVKMAMETEDSSRVTWFQGVVSSRFQETGLWKQLQITWDEPEILQNLKRVNPWQVEVVANSSQLLAIYPPTKRLKHSNSASGFLSGEGGEMLYSGRGQQAVDPSPYLFSYTTFPAGMQGARHYEFGSFNSTGFIGENTPQLCTNNFFNPLPGLRKISTEMMNYGSPLSDDLSPNSNTTNLSSGNEQVGNRGHAVRVNSIQLFGQIINVQELTESGLAEGLYEEDGSKESSDNEVVNETQLSLTYAQGM is encoded by the exons ATGTCGCCGCCGCCGCCGGCAACCGCCGACTTCCTCCGCGAAGTCGACCCTCAGATCTGGCGCGCTTGCGCAGGCGCCTCCGTTCAAATCCCCTCTCTCTACTCTAGGGTTTACTACTTCCCTCAAGGCCATGTCGAGCACTCTTGCCCCTCCTCgctcatctcttctctctcaaccGCTCCGGTTCCCTGCGTCGTCTCCGCCGTCGAGTTACTCCCCGATCCGATCACCGACGAGGTCTTCGCTCACCTTGCGCTGCAGCCGATATCTCCCGAGCACTTCTCTCCCTCCAATTTCTCCGGATTCGGGAGCGACGACGATGAGAACAACAACAGCAACAGCAAGGTGGTTACCTTCGCGAAGATATTAACGCCGTCAGATGCTAATAACGGAGGAGGATTCTCCGTCCCGCGTTACTGCGCGGACTCCGTCTTCCCTCCGCTCGATTTCCACGCGGATCCTCCGGTGCAGAAGCTATTCATCACCGATATCCACGGCGTCGTCTGGGACTTCCGCCATATCTACCGCGGTACGCCGCGCCGGCACTTGTTAACCACCGGGTGGAGCAAGTTCGTCAACGGCAAGAAGCTTATCGCCGGAGACTCGGTCGTTTTCATGAGGAAATCTGTTGATGAGATGTTTATAGGTGTGAGGCGAGCGCCGAACTCAAACCACGGGGATGAGTACTACGGAGGAGGTAAGAAGGGGTTTAGGAGGATTGGGATGGGGAAGTTGACGGCGGAAGCTGTCTCCGAGGCGATCAACAAGGCGGTGCAGGGTTATCCCTTCGAGGTGGTGTATTATCCCACGGCGGGATGGTCAGACTTCGTGGTGAGGGCTGAGGATGTTGAGGTATCCATGGCTGGATACTGGAGTCCTGGTACTAGAGTGAAGATGGCTATGGAGACAGAGGACTCTTCGCGGGTTACGTGGTTTCAGGGCGTTGTCTCCTCCAGGTTTCAAGAAACTGGTTTGTGGAAGCAGCTTCAG ATCACATGGGATGAACCTGAGATTCTGCAAAACTTGAAGAGGGTGAATCCTTGGCAAGTGGAGGTCGTTGCAAACTCAAGTCAGCTTCTTGCTATTTACCCTCCAACAAAGAGGTTGAAGCATTCCAATAGCGCGAGTGGGTTCTTGAGTGGAGAAGGAGGAGAAATGCTCTATTCCGGAAGAGGACAACAAGCTGTGGATCCAAGTCCCTATTTGTTCTCGTATACTACATTTCCTGCTGGCATGCAGGGAGCCAGGCATTATGAATTTGGGTCTTTTAACTCAACCGGATTCATCGGAGAAAACACTCCCCAGCTATGCACTAATAACTTCTTTAACCCACTTCCTGGGCTGAGAAAAATCTCGACTGAGATGATGAACTATGGCAGCCCGCTATCAGATGACTTGTCGCCTAATAGCAATACCACTAACCTCTCCTCTGGGAATGAACAGGTTGGAAACCGAGGCCACGCTGTAAGAGTTAACTCGATTCAGCTGTTTGGCCAGATCATTAACGTGCAGGAGCTTACTGAGAGCGGTCTTGCTGAGGGCTTGTATGAAGAGGATGGAAGCAAAGAGTCCAGTGACAATGAAGTTGTGAATGAGACACAATTGTCCTTGACGTATGCTCAAGGCATGTGA
- the LOC106368951 gene encoding probable eukaryotic translation initiation factor 5-2 → MALQNIGASNRNDAFYRYKMPKMVTKIEGKGNGIKTNIVNNVEIAKALGRPASYTTKYFGCELGAQSKFDEKTGTSLVNGAHSTSKLAGLLEVFIKRYVQCYGCGNPETEIVITKAQMVNLKCAACGFISEVDMRDKLTTFILKNPLEAKKGGKDKKAMRRAEKERLKEGEAADEAQKKLKKKAPSNGKEASSSMSKNHTSDEDISPKRDDESADDEDDDEDDDDGIQWQTDTSREAAEKRMKEQLSAATAEMVMVSLKEEEEKKSPKKLVQVMKEYLKKGSTISEVKAFISSLPDPPQDVMDALLNALFDGVSKGFAQEVTKKKKYLAAATQEDGSQMHLLNSIGSFFGKKGNDEVCKEVALVLKELYDEDIVEEEFVLEWYQKGLNGVDKSSPVWKNVKPFVVWLQSAESETEGEED, encoded by the coding sequence ATGGCGCTGCAGAACATTGGTGCGTCCAACCGCAACGATGCCTTTTACAGGTACAAGATGCCCAAGATGGTTACCAAGATTGAAGGCAAAGGTAACGGCATCAAGACCAACATTGTCAACAACGTCGAGATTGCAAAGGCCCTGGGGAGGCCTGCTTCTTACACGACCAAGTACTTTGGTTGTGAGCTTGGAGCGCAGTCCAAGTTTGACGAGAAGACCGGGACTTCGCTTGTGAATGGAGCTCACAGCACGTCTAAGCTTGCTGGGCTTCTTGAGGTTTTTATTAAGAGGTATGTCCAGTGCTATGGATGTGGGAACCCTGAGACTGAGATTGTTATTACCAAGGCGCAGATGGTGAATCTCAAGTGCGCTGCTTGTGGGTTTATCTCTGAGGTTGACATGAGGGATAAACTGACGACGTTTATTCTGAAGAACCCACTGGAGGCGAAGAAGGGGGGAAAGGATAAGAAGGCTATGAGGAGAGCTGAGAAGGAGAGGCTTAAGGAAGGTGAAGCAGCTGATGAGGCGCAGAAGAAGCTCAAGAAGAAAGCACCTTCCAACGGGAAGGAGGCTTCTTCTAGTATGTCCAAGAATCATACTTCTGATGAGGATATCAGCCCAAAGCGTGATGATGAGAGTGCAGATGATGAAGACGATGATGAAGACGATGATGATGGTATCCAGTGGCAAACCGATACTTCTAGAGAAGCAGCTGAGAAGAGAATGAAGGAACAGCTGAGTGCTGCAACTGCTGAAATGGTGATGGTCTCTTtaaaagaagaggaggagaagaagtcGCCCAAGAAGCTCGTGCAGGTGATGAAAGAGTATCTGAAGAAAGGCTCAACCATAAGCGAGGTCAAAGCTTTCATCTCCTCATTGCCTGATCCTCCTCAGGATGTCATGGACGCACTCTTGAACGCCCTCTTTGATGGTGTAAGCAAAggatttgctcaagaagtgacgaagaagaagaagtactTAGCGGCTGCAACGCAAGAGGATGGTTCACAGATGCATCTGCTCAACTCAATCGGATCTTTCTTTGGAAAGAAAGGAAACGATGAGGTGTGTAAGGAGGTGGCTCTGGTTCTTAAAGAACTGTACGATGAAGACATTGTTGAGGAAGAGTTTGTTTTGGAATGGTACCAAAAGGGTCTAAACGGAGTTGACAAAAGCTCGCCTGTTTGGAAGAATGTTAAGCCTTTTGTGGTGTGGCTCCAGAGCGCTGAGTCCGAGACCGAAGGGGAGGAGGATTGA
- the LOC106363772 gene encoding uncharacterized protein LOC106363772 — protein sequence MKGRRLGSLKLYKFDVPYESDVGVIVVSHGAIEVAMRIPLTKYTGKRQGRGSKAGLSKSFLGQIRGFFIGREDSNLLNQIFDYIVSNFCFKDLSMVPPACPVLVFHLQTREFGQDHHVPEIIDMTELTSILLNTLGTGHSVMADEDAINRCVPIAPPATEILDCYRSFESCSLCEKGYPEEGEIVHKTTCNHIFHGTCISRYLLRIPHCPVCTTHLPPVDIRTLLFS from the coding sequence ATGAAAGGTCGTCGTCTCGGTAGTCTCAAGCTTTACAAGTTTGATGTGCCTTATGAATCTGATGTCGGTGTTATAGTAGTAAGTCATGGAGCCATAGAAGTAGCTATGCGGATTCCATTGACAAAATACACAGGAAAAAGACAAGGAAGAGGATCAAAAGCTGGATTGTCCAAATCGTTCTTAGGTCAGATCCGTGGGTTCTTCATTGGGCGCGAAGATTCCAACTTACTTAATCAGATCTTTGACTACATAGTCTCCAACTTTTGTTTCAAGGATCTTAGTATGGTACCTCCAGCATGTCCGGTCCTCGTCTTTCACTTACAAACTAGAGAGTTTGGTCAAGATCATCATGTCCCTGAGATTATCGACATGACAGAATTAACAAGCATTCTTTTAAACACATTGGGAACCGGACATTCTGTCATGGCCGATGAAGATGCAATAAACAGATGTgtaccaattgctccaccaGCGACGGAGATCCTGGATTGTTACCGAAGTTTTGAATCTTGTAGTCTTTGTGAGAAAGGGTATCCAGAAGAAGGTGAGATTGTTCATAAAACAACATGCAATCACATCTTTCACGGGACTTGTATCTCTCGTTACTTGCTGCGCATTCCTCATTGTCCTGTTTGCACCACTCACTTGCCACCTGTCGACATCCGAACTCTCCTATTCTCTTAA
- the BNAC06G20670D gene encoding uncharacterized protein BNAC06G20670D, translating into MGKIKKLNRRAHVSAPYPSPPSCCKKQWSGSTCPVCLESPHNAVLLLCSSYHQGCRPYMCATSSRFANCLDQYRKSYGNSEQAQLLCPLCRGQVKGWTVVEDARVHFNSKRRTCMQETCSFVGNFKKLKKHMKEKHPHACPRAIDPALETKWKRLERERDRRDVISTVMSSTPGAVVLGDYVIEPRRGAANDEEEDYSSDDSLSDGVPELDSWRGQNHHIRFIDMDASDLASSSRSHASPRSLLLPRNQRGDNRGR; encoded by the coding sequence ATGGGGAAAATCAAGAAACTGAATCGTAGGGCTCACGTTTCTGCTCCTTATCCATCACCACCGTCTTGTTGCAAGAAACAATGGTCAGGCTCAACTTGCCCAGTATGTTTGGAGTCTCCACACAACGCTGTTCTTCTCCTCTGTTCGTCTTATCACCAAGGATGCCGTCCTTACATGTGCGCTACAAGCAGCCGCTTCGCCAACTGCCTTGACCAGTACAGGAAATCTTACGGAAACTCGGAACAGGCCCAGCTTCTCTGTCCGCTGTGCAGAGGTCAAGTGAAAGGCTGGACCGTTGTGGAAGACGCACGGGTTCATTTCAACTCCAAGAGACGGACTTGTATGCAGGAGACCTGTTCCTTTGTAGGAAACTTCAAGAAGCTCAAGAAACACATGAAGGAGAAACACCCGCATGCTTGCCCTAGGGCCATTGATCCAGCTCTTGAGACCAAATGGAAGAGGctggagagggagagagacagAAGAGACGTGATAAGCACGGTTATGTCGTCGACTCCAGGTGCTGTTGTGTTGGGAGATTATGTCATAGAGCCGCGTAGAGGAGCTGctaatgatgaagaagaagattacaGTTCAGATGATTCTCTGAGCGACGGTGTACCGGAGTTAGATTCATGGCGAGGACAAAACCATCATATTAGGTTTATCGATATGGATGCAAGCGACTTAGCATCATCTTCCAGATCCCATGCTTCTCCACGCAGTTTACTCTTGCCACGGAACCAGAGAGGCGACAATAGAGGtcggtaa